TGCCAAAGCCCACGATCACCGGCAGGTCGGTGGCGGCCTTGATGCGCGCCACCTCCGGTCCGACATCGCCTGCTTCTGCCTCGGCTGCGCCGGTGATGCCGGTGATGGAGACGTAATAGACAAAGCCCGAGGTGTTCTGCAGCACCCGCGGCAGGCGTTTGTCATCGGTGGTGGGCGTCGCAAGGCGAATGAAGTTCAGCCCGGCCGCTTGGGCGGGAATGCACAGCTCATCGTCTTCTTCCGGGGGCAGGTCGACCACGATCAGCCCGTCGATCCCGGCGGCCTTGGCGTCGGTCAGAAATTTATCGACGCCGCGGTTATAGATCGGGTTGTAATAGCCCATCAGCACGATCGGCGTGGTGTCGTCACCTTTGCGGAATTCCGCGGCCAGCTGCAGGGTACGTTCCAGGGTCATCCCGGCGTCCAGCGCCCGTTGCCCGGCCAACTGAATGGTGGGCCCATCCGCCATCGGATCGGTAAAGGGCAGGCCCAGTTCGATAATGTCGACCCCGGCGGCAGGCAGTCCCTTGACCACCTCCAGCGCGGTGTCGAAATCCGGATCTCCGGCCATGACATAGGAGACGAAAGCTTTCTTTCCGGCGGCCGAAAGCTCGGCGAATTTGGCGTCAATGCGGGTCATGATCGGGCCTTGTTTGTGATGTCCGCTCTGGTGTGCCGAATGTTCTGCCGGAAATCAATCCCAAGCCACATCAACCCTGCAGCACATGCCCCAGATCACAGCGGAAAATGCCAGCGCAGATGCAGGGAATTTACGCCGGGATTGATATCGGCGGTCGAAGCATTGGATTTATGCGACAGGGACAGCGACAGGGCGGTTCCGTTGGCAAAGCTGCGTCCGACGCCTGCCATGCTGCGGATCTCGAAGGTTGACCCCAGATCGTTCAGCGCCACGCTTTCGAAATAGGCGCCCGGCAGGACGCTGGCCTCGATGAACCAGGATT
This genomic stretch from Phaeobacter gallaeciensis harbors:
- the trpA gene encoding tryptophan synthase subunit alpha, producing the protein MTRIDAKFAELSAAGKKAFVSYVMAGDPDFDTALEVVKGLPAAGVDIIELGLPFTDPMADGPTIQLAGQRALDAGMTLERTLQLAAEFRKGDDTTPIVLMGYYNPIYNRGVDKFLTDAKAAGIDGLIVVDLPPEEDDELCIPAQAAGLNFIRLATPTTDDKRLPRVLQNTSGFVYYVSITGITGAAEAEAGDVGPEVARIKAATDLPVIVGFGINTPEKARNIASISDGAVVGSAIVSQIAAGKPVEEVLAFVKSLSDGAHAA